Proteins encoded in a region of the Mesoflavibacter profundi genome:
- a CDS encoding LamG-like jellyroll fold domain-containing protein, which produces MKTFTLQSSIKQKIKNISPLVLLLFMSLFSFAQTSIVDVSVNWPNWSSENRVEIYDPSNTLIATIDNGYSGCCNDAYSTTSSLGCLPDGNNYYIIMYDTYNDGWNGAANVTITSGGTTVLTNSGASASPTGTTLYFNVSGGCASSCSAIVSTFPYNETFETGIGQWSQSATDNFDWTRNQNGTPSNNTGPNNANGGNWYLYTEATSNFNNTGDLISPCFDLTAASSANFSFYYHMYGNNMGTLNVDLSTNNGTTYPVNLFTRTGQQHTGSNTAWTQANIDLSPYIGQTITIRISGTTGGNFRSDMAIDDISLTAVTTPLPEIAVEGNGTDILNGDNSPSLADDTDYGSVNVAGGSSTHTFTIRNTGLLDLNLTDAAPYVVISGPHASDFTLTATPTNVITSGNNTSFDITFDPSANGLRTAIVSIANNDSNENPFTFYIQGHGATPLAEGPGGVTVDLELWLKANDGAGSSNGQALTTWYDQANTNHASVPTAGQEPTYWDHPDYNVNFNPVVDFDNDYTNAPVDYTYADTSRNIMAGAAGYFSDDMYVVVIPDISVTSSTPSMDIFCADSDTSTQATDGTGIGLGRYSIRYTDEVLSYAHGTTPSGSTPVNNRGYGVAQVNTTINYDNVGIINARHNNNASPTAYELYYNNNDVVNTEVGVPQFGTVDNANYWLGRSEGYKGSLDGRIVEVITYSSRNDESPQRNRIETYLAIKYGITLGVNGISQDYVASDGNVIWDVSANSGYNYDIAGIGRDDDSDLYQKQSKSVNNGSIVAFSLTNTELTNNLNTQTFNTSNEFLVWGNNGLDTNASSTSIVVSLGPATVTTVTDVMNRIWKIVETAGDDVGTVELSVLESDLAGLPPLTGNDAYVMLVADDPAFTTNLTTVFLDPSTFNGLPTREGTHDFDGTKYFTIGIAHEEVEDRHLGFDGTDNYTNIGDKVDLAGSFTASAWVKPEGANDLGTDKTILAKNNGTVGYKLFLTNTNNVAFSVGTNATDRIDSNTQLPDNIWHHIAVTYDGTTANLYIDGVLDTTKVITSSTPNGSSLAIGAVYIDKSNIIDFFKGDIDEIRIWDSALTIDQIRYVMNQELVENANMVNGDVLPNTVTKDEIAIVNWTNLLAYYNMNSYIGTHLNDVSGNGNRGSLTEPSEFSLEIQSAPLPYTTTANGNWVNNTTWANGNEQYIPGSASIVDPNITIDWNIVETSHDISMDNSSLPVTNNLNRTVLGLNVIANELQLNGNTATFDGNGLTVTHYLKIDGKIDLEGESQLIQTTDSDLDPTSSGILERDQQGTQDLYTYNYWASPVGISNNTTNNNNYTLPDIFMDGSNPATPTAINFITNSYDGTNGSPIGIADYWIWKYANQSGAYSDWQHIRSTGSLSPGEGYTMKGVANTSGNVSLEQNYVYQGKPNNGDITLPITIDNEYLVGNPYASSIDAHQFIMDNAPTIEAPGATTGTLYYWEHWGGGSHVLAEYQGGYATYNLSGATPAATYGTNDPLVGTGGTPSKLPGRFIPVGQGFFVKSEASGVIRFNNAQRVFEKEGSSSSIFVRNSSTNNNSVYNVDDRLKIRLGINTVNGIHRQLLVTQDPNATSGHDWGYDGETTENQMDDMYWMIENKKFIIQGTDVINENTILPIGLHVDSTGDNTFTIDALENVTDNLNIYILDNTTNLYHDIRANNFTINLPSGEYLSRFSLVFSTSSTLGIDDIQQIEDVNIYYDNNLDKIVINNPKLKELTSINMLTILGQKIIDQELKTKDYIAINPGNLSSGAYIINIKTTNGEISKKVLIE; this is translated from the coding sequence ATGAAAACTTTTACCCTTCAAAGTTCAATAAAGCAAAAAATTAAAAACATTTCTCCCTTAGTTTTATTGCTATTCATGTCTTTATTTTCTTTTGCGCAAACATCTATTGTAGATGTTTCTGTTAACTGGCCAAATTGGTCTTCAGAAAATAGAGTTGAAATCTACGATCCTTCTAATACATTAATTGCAACCATAGATAACGGTTACTCTGGATGTTGTAACGATGCGTATTCCACAACATCATCTTTAGGTTGTTTACCAGACGGTAATAACTATTATATAATAATGTACGACACTTATAATGATGGTTGGAATGGTGCAGCCAATGTTACAATCACATCTGGAGGAACAACAGTATTAACTAATTCTGGTGCAAGTGCAAGTCCTACAGGTACAACATTATACTTTAATGTAAGTGGTGGTTGTGCTAGTTCATGTAGTGCAATAGTTAGTACTTTTCCTTACAACGAAACTTTTGAGACCGGAATTGGACAATGGTCACAAAGTGCAACAGATAATTTTGATTGGACAAGAAACCAAAACGGAACACCTTCTAATAATACAGGACCTAATAACGCTAATGGAGGAAATTGGTATTTATACACAGAAGCAACAAGTAATTTCAATAACACAGGAGATTTAATTAGTCCCTGTTTTGATTTAACAGCTGCTTCTTCTGCTAACTTTTCATTTTATTATCATATGTATGGTAATAATATGGGTACATTAAATGTTGATCTAAGTACAAATAACGGTACTACTTACCCTGTTAATTTATTTACTAGAACAGGACAACAACATACAGGTAGCAATACTGCTTGGACGCAAGCTAATATAGATCTATCACCATATATTGGACAAACTATAACGATAAGAATATCTGGTACAACAGGCGGAAACTTTAGAAGCGATATGGCTATAGATGACATATCTTTAACTGCAGTTACAACTCCGTTACCAGAAATTGCTGTTGAAGGTAATGGTACGGATATTTTAAATGGAGATAACTCTCCTTCTTTAGCAGATGATACAGATTATGGAAGTGTTAATGTAGCTGGCGGATCTTCTACACACACTTTTACAATAAGAAATACTGGATTATTAGATTTAAATTTAACTGATGCTGCTCCTTATGTTGTAATTTCGGGACCGCATGCTTCAGATTTTACACTAACAGCTACACCAACCAACGTAATTACATCTGGAAACAATACGTCTTTCGATATAACTTTTGACCCTTCTGCAAATGGCTTAAGAACAGCTATCGTTAGTATTGCTAACAATGATTCTAACGAAAACCCTTTCACTTTTTACATTCAAGGTCATGGTGCAACTCCGCTTGCAGAAGGTCCTGGTGGCGTTACTGTAGATTTAGAATTATGGCTTAAAGCTAATGACGGTGCAGGTTCTTCTAACGGACAAGCACTAACAACATGGTACGATCAAGCAAACACTAATCATGCAAGTGTACCAACAGCTGGTCAAGAACCAACTTATTGGGATCATCCAGATTATAATGTAAATTTTAATCCTGTTGTAGATTTTGATAATGATTACACAAATGCGCCTGTAGACTACACATATGCTGATACATCTAGAAATATTATGGCTGGAGCTGCTGGTTACTTTTCAGATGACATGTATGTAGTTGTTATACCAGATATTAGTGTAACCTCTTCTACTCCAAGTATGGATATATTTTGTGCAGATTCAGACACATCTACTCAAGCAACAGACGGTACAGGAATTGGACTAGGAAGATATTCGATTAGATACACAGACGAAGTATTGTCTTACGCACATGGTACTACTCCATCTGGATCAACTCCTGTTAACAATAGAGGTTATGGTGTAGCTCAAGTAAACACTACAATTAATTACGATAATGTTGGAATTATTAACGCTAGACACAACAACAATGCATCTCCTACTGCTTACGAGCTATATTACAATAATAATGATGTAGTAAATACAGAAGTTGGTGTTCCTCAATTTGGCACTGTAGATAATGCAAATTACTGGCTTGGTCGTAGTGAAGGTTACAAAGGTAGTTTAGACGGAAGAATAGTTGAAGTTATCACCTATTCTTCAAGAAATGACGAATCACCTCAAAGAAATAGAATCGAAACCTACTTAGCTATAAAATACGGTATTACACTTGGTGTAAATGGTATTTCTCAAGATTATGTAGCGTCAGACGGAAATGTAATTTGGGATGTATCTGCAAATTCAGGATATAACTATGATATTGCTGGCATTGGTAGAGATGATGATTCAGACTTATACCAAAAACAATCAAAAAGTGTTAACAATGGTTCTATTGTAGCATTTTCGCTAACTAATACTGAACTTACTAACAATCTAAACACTCAAACATTTAACACTTCTAACGAGTTTTTAGTTTGGGGAAATAATGGATTAGACACAAATGCATCTTCTACTTCAATTGTAGTAAGCTTAGGTCCTGCAACTGTAACTACAGTAACAGATGTAATGAACAGAATTTGGAAAATTGTTGAAACTGCAGGAGATGACGTAGGTACTGTAGAACTTTCTGTTCTTGAAAGTGATCTTGCTGGTTTACCACCATTAACTGGTAATGATGCATACGTAATGCTTGTAGCAGATGATCCTGCTTTTACAACTAATCTAACAACTGTATTTTTAGACCCTTCAACCTTTAACGGGTTACCTACCAGAGAAGGAACTCACGACTTTGACGGTACAAAATACTTTACCATTGGAATAGCACACGAGGAAGTTGAAGATAGACATTTAGGTTTTGACGGAACAGATAACTATACAAATATTGGTGATAAAGTAGATTTAGCTGGTAGCTTTACTGCTTCAGCATGGGTTAAACCTGAAGGCGCAAACGATCTTGGAACAGACAAAACTATTCTAGCTAAAAACAATGGTACAGTTGGTTATAAATTATTTTTAACCAATACTAATAACGTAGCATTTTCAGTAGGAACAAATGCAACAGATAGAATTGATTCTAACACACAATTACCAGATAATATTTGGCATCATATAGCAGTAACTTATGATGGTACAACTGCAAACTTATATATAGATGGTGTATTAGACACTACTAAAGTAATTACATCGTCTACTCCAAATGGCTCATCACTAGCAATTGGTGCTGTTTACATAGACAAATCTAATATCATAGACTTTTTTAAAGGTGATATAGATGAAATTAGAATATGGGATTCAGCTTTAACTATAGATCAAATCAGATATGTGATGAATCAAGAATTAGTTGAAAATGCTAACATGGTTAATGGTGATGTTTTACCAAACACAGTTACTAAAGACGAAATAGCAATAGTGAATTGGACAAATCTGTTAGCATATTACAACATGAATTCTTACATAGGAACTCATTTAAATGATGTTTCTGGGAACGGAAACAGAGGAAGCTTAACAGAACCTTCAGAATTTAGTTTAGAGATACAATCTGCTCCATTACCTTACACAACTACAGCAAACGGAAACTGGGTAAACAATACAACTTGGGCTAACGGTAACGAACAATATATACCTGGATCAGCTTCTATTGTAGACCCAAATATTACAATTGATTGGAATATTGTTGAAACGTCTCATGATATAAGCATGGATAATTCTTCATTACCAGTTACCAACAATTTAAATCGTACAGTTTTAGGATTAAATGTAATCGCTAATGAATTACAATTAAACGGAAACACAGCGACTTTTGATGGCAATGGACTAACCGTTACACATTATCTAAAAATTGACGGAAAAATTGATTTAGAAGGCGAATCTCAACTAATCCAAACAACCGATAGTGATTTAGATCCAACAAGCTCAGGAATACTAGAACGCGATCAACAAGGTACTCAAGATTTATATACGTATAATTATTGGGCATCTCCTGTAGGAATATCTAACAACACTACGAATAACAATAATTACACATTACCAGATATTTTTATGGATGGCTCAAACCCTGCTACTCCAACTGCTATTAACTTTATTACCAATAGTTATGACGGTACAAATGGCTCTCCTATTGGAATCGCAGATTATTGGATATGGAAATACGCTAATCAATCAGGAGCTTACTCAGATTGGCAACACATTCGTAGTACAGGATCTTTATCTCCTGGAGAAGGTTACACCATGAAAGGTGTAGCAAACACAAGTGGTAATGTATCTTTAGAACAAAATTATGTTTATCAAGGTAAACCAAATAATGGCGATATTACTCTACCTATTACTATAGATAACGAATATTTAGTAGGAAATCCTTATGCGTCTTCTATAGATGCTCATCAGTTCATAATGGATAATGCTCCAACAATAGAAGCTCCAGGTGCAACAACAGGAACATTATATTACTGGGAACATTGGGGCGGAGGATCACATGTATTAGCTGAATACCAAGGAGGATACGCAACTTATAATTTATCTGGAGCTACTCCTGCTGCAACCTACGGAACAAACGATCCTTTAGTTGGTACTGGCGGAACTCCATCTAAATTACCTGGAAGATTTATCCCTGTAGGTCAAGGATTTTTTGTAAAAAGTGAGGCTTCTGGTGTAATTAGGTTTAATAATGCTCAGCGTGTATTTGAAAAAGAAGGTTCTAGTTCTTCTATTTTTGTAAGAAATTCAAGCACTAATAATAATTCGGTTTACAACGTAGACGATAGACTTAAAATAAGATTAGGTATAAATACTGTAAATGGTATTCACAGACAATTACTTGTTACTCAAGATCCAAATGCAACTTCAGGTCATGATTGGGGATATGATGGTGAAACCACTGAAAATCAAATGGATGATATGTACTGGATGATTGAAAACAAAAAATTTATCATTCAAGGTACAGATGTGATTAACGAAAATACTATACTTCCAATTGGATTACATGTAGATAGTACAGGAGATAACACGTTTACAATAGACGCTTTAGAGAATGTAACAGATAATTTAAATATTTACATTTTAGATAACACAACAAATCTTTATCATGATATTAGAGCTAATAATTTTACTATAAACCTTCCTTCGGGAGAATATTTAAGTAGATTTAGCCTTGTATTTAGCACATCTTCTACTTTAGGAATTGATGACATCCAACAAATTGAAGATGTAAACATATATTATGATAACAATTTAGATAAGATCGTAATAAACAACCCTAAATTAAAAGAATTAACCTCTATCAATATGTTAACCATTTTAGGTCAAAAAATAATTGATCAAGAATTAAAAACTAAAGATTACATTGCTATTAATCCTGGTAATTTAAGTAGTGGTGCTTATATTATCAATATTAAAACCACAAATGGTGAGATAAGCAAAAAAGTATTAATTGAATAA
- a CDS encoding M14 family zinc carboxypeptidase has protein sequence MKKSTLVFLVQLFLISIAYGQKGLKTNLEKATHYLNLKDEVCFNFTANTEQQVIELSKVLSYGHKTIDRSNLTVEAYANKTTFNTFLSYNLPFTVNKEDNELSFNPHEAGLSTQARSSNIMAAWDTTWDAYPRYSEYTAKMQYFANTYPNLCTLQSIGTTVSGRELWVLKISDNVNTNEEEPEFFYTSTMHGDELAGFPLMIRLIDYLLNNYGTDPEVTNLVDNLEIYINPNANPDGSYRLGDTDAITSPRRANDNNQDLNRNYPDNVAGLHYDGIYEDETLAFINFAKSKNFVLSANFHGGTELVNYPYDNAYVSEYTHADGDYYEYISVEYATNAQNNSPSGYMVDDEDSNVYPSPGVTHGAEWYRVYGGRQDFMNYYHQDKEVTIELSDVKWVSGANLPALWNYNRQALLDFMKQATYGLQGTITDQSGNPIRAKIEIAGHDRLNTFRLSNADLGDYQKLLKAGNYNVTYSAPGYIAQTIPVTISDNNKTIQNVVLTATTANPTGNNQSICDSGSVTLTVNGSGTLNWYETENSSAPIATGNSYTTPVLSTTTSYYVEDVISKSNVGNLDYNSNGANHTTSGRYLIFNCTESVLLEQVTVNAANAGEIEIELQDETTKVLNSAIVFVNAGLNTVDLNFEIPVANNLRLVGKNFSTGGLYRNNANVNFPYTNGSISIIDSNAGTSYYYFFYDWKIGNIKSARAQIDAIVNPSPIANFTSDINNLNNGEVTFNNTSNNATSYLWDFGDGNSSTDQNPVHTYMTSGEYTVTLTSTNPNCGNNQKSETINVTISTLGLADVDVLDFKIYPNPFKSSITIQSETSNTLNIKLFDINGRLLISKEKITPINNKIELNYLENLQNGTYFMSIEDLISKTKSIKKLIK, from the coding sequence ATGAAAAAATCTACACTTGTCTTTTTAGTGCAATTATTCTTAATTTCAATTGCTTACGGACAAAAAGGATTAAAAACCAATCTAGAAAAAGCTACTCATTATTTAAACTTAAAAGATGAAGTTTGCTTTAATTTTACAGCAAATACCGAACAACAAGTAATCGAACTCTCTAAAGTGCTTTCTTACGGTCACAAAACCATAGATAGATCTAATCTAACTGTAGAAGCATATGCAAATAAAACTACATTTAACACCTTCTTGTCCTACAATTTACCTTTTACAGTAAACAAAGAAGATAATGAGCTGTCTTTTAATCCTCACGAAGCTGGATTATCAACTCAAGCAAGATCTAGTAATATTATGGCTGCTTGGGATACAACTTGGGACGCATACCCAAGATATTCAGAATACACAGCAAAAATGCAATATTTTGCAAATACATATCCTAATTTGTGTACTTTACAAAGTATTGGAACAACAGTATCTGGTAGAGAATTATGGGTATTAAAAATTTCTGATAATGTAAACACAAACGAAGAAGAGCCAGAATTTTTCTACACATCTACTATGCATGGTGATGAGTTAGCTGGATTTCCTTTAATGATAAGACTTATTGATTACCTTTTAAATAATTACGGAACAGATCCAGAAGTAACAAATCTTGTAGATAATTTGGAAATTTACATTAATCCAAATGCTAATCCTGACGGATCTTATAGACTAGGAGATACAGACGCTATAACAAGTCCAAGAAGAGCTAATGATAACAATCAAGATTTAAACCGAAATTATCCTGATAATGTTGCAGGATTACATTACGATGGAATTTATGAAGATGAAACTTTAGCTTTTATAAACTTTGCAAAATCTAAAAATTTTGTGCTTTCGGCAAATTTTCATGGCGGAACAGAACTTGTAAATTACCCATACGACAATGCTTATGTTAGCGAATACACTCATGCAGATGGTGACTATTACGAATATATAAGTGTAGAATATGCAACAAACGCGCAAAACAATAGTCCTTCTGGCTATATGGTAGATGATGAAGATTCTAATGTATATCCAAGTCCTGGTGTAACTCACGGTGCAGAATGGTACCGCGTTTATGGTGGTAGACAAGATTTTATGAATTATTATCATCAAGATAAAGAAGTAACCATAGAATTATCTGATGTAAAATGGGTTTCTGGTGCAAATCTTCCTGCTTTATGGAATTACAATAGACAAGCTTTATTAGACTTTATGAAACAAGCTACTTATGGTTTACAAGGCACTATCACAGACCAATCTGGAAATCCAATAAGAGCAAAAATTGAAATTGCTGGACATGATAGACTTAACACTTTCAGGTTATCTAATGCTGATTTAGGTGATTACCAAAAATTATTAAAAGCTGGAAATTATAATGTTACGTATAGCGCTCCAGGTTACATTGCTCAAACCATTCCGGTTACAATTTCAGATAATAATAAAACCATTCAAAATGTAGTATTAACAGCAACTACTGCAAATCCAACAGGAAATAATCAATCAATCTGTGATTCTGGCTCTGTTACTCTTACAGTAAATGGAAGTGGCACATTAAATTGGTACGAAACAGAAAACTCTTCCGCACCAATTGCAACAGGTAACTCTTATACAACTCCTGTTTTAAGTACAACAACAAGTTATTACGTAGAAGATGTAATTAGCAAATCCAACGTTGGTAACTTAGATTATAATTCTAACGGAGCTAACCATACCACTTCTGGAAGATATTTAATTTTTAATTGTACCGAATCTGTTTTACTTGAACAAGTTACTGTTAACGCTGCTAATGCAGGAGAAATTGAAATTGAATTACAAGATGAAACAACTAAAGTTCTAAATTCTGCTATAGTTTTTGTTAACGCTGGTTTAAATACAGTAGACTTAAATTTTGAAATTCCAGTAGCTAATAATTTACGTTTAGTTGGAAAAAACTTTAGTACAGGAGGATTATACAGAAACAATGCAAATGTAAATTTTCCTTATACAAACGGAAGCATATCTATTATAGATAGTAATGCAGGAACAAGTTATTATTATTTTTTCTATGATTGGAAAATTGGAAATATTAAAAGTGCTAGAGCACAAATTGATGCAATTGTTAATCCTTCTCCTATTGCAAATTTTACTTCAGATATAAATAATCTTAATAACGGTGAAGTAACATTTAATAACACATCCAATAATGCGACTAGTTATTTATGGGATTTTGGAGATGGTAATTCAAGTACAGATCAAAATCCTGTTCACACTTACATGACATCTGGAGAATATACAGTTACGTTAACTAGCACTAACCCAAATTGTGGTAATAATCAAAAATCTGAAACCATAAATGTAACAATATCTACATTAGGACTAGCAGATGTTGATGTATTAGATTTTAAAATATACCCTAATCCATTTAAATCTTCAATTACAATTCAATCAGAAACATCAAATACATTAAATATTAAATTATTTGATATAAATGGAAGACTATTAATTTCTAAAGAAAAAATTACTCCTATTAATAATAAAATAGAATTAAATTATTTAGAAAATCTACAAAACGGTACTTATTTTATGAGTATTGAAGACTTAATAAGCAAAACCAAATCTATCAAAAAACTAATCAAATAA
- a CDS encoding START-like domain-containing protein, with translation MEEKIKYELEFPIHASPSLIYQYISTPSGLSEWFADNVNSRGELFKFIWDGAEEQAKLLTKKSGERVKFRWLDDEDEPFYFEIRIQVDEITKDVSLMITDFAEEDEVEEAKMLWTNQISDLKQVLGSA, from the coding sequence ATGGAAGAAAAAATAAAGTATGAGTTAGAATTTCCTATTCATGCATCACCATCGCTTATTTATCAGTACATTTCTACGCCTTCTGGATTGTCAGAATGGTTTGCTGATAATGTGAATTCTAGAGGAGAATTATTTAAATTTATTTGGGACGGAGCAGAAGAACAAGCAAAACTTTTAACAAAAAAATCTGGAGAACGTGTTAAGTTTAGATGGTTAGACGATGAGGATGAACCTTTTTATTTTGAAATTAGAATACAAGTAGACGAAATTACCAAAGATGTGTCTTTAATGATTACTGACTTTGCTGAAGAAGATGAAGTTGAAGAAGCTAAAATGTTATGGACTAATCAAATTTCAGATTTAAAACAAGTCTTAGGATCTGCTTAA
- a CDS encoding aminotransferase class IV, with amino-acid sequence MINFNGNIQENNTVINNNNRGYAYGDVVFETIKSVHGKLLFFEDHYFRLMASMRIMRMEIPMNFTLEFLQDQILKTLEANQLSKSSSRIKLQVNRVEGGLYNPESNDVEYIISTKQLDEDFYLLDNDDYEVDLFKDFYVAPGLLSTLKTNNKALNVIGSIYAKENKLNNCLLLNTNKSVVEALNGNVFLVKGQTIKTPPIEDGCLKGVLRKQLIEIIKLMDNFTIVEESISPFEIQKADEMFITNVITGIQPVTKYRKKLFTKDVSKQLLQKLNVKVRLG; translated from the coding sequence ATGATTAATTTTAACGGAAACATACAAGAAAATAACACAGTAATAAACAATAATAATCGCGGTTATGCTTACGGTGATGTAGTTTTTGAAACGATTAAATCTGTTCATGGAAAATTGTTGTTTTTTGAAGATCATTATTTTAGATTAATGGCTTCGATGAGAATTATGCGTATGGAAATTCCTATGAATTTTACCTTAGAGTTTTTACAAGATCAAATATTAAAAACCTTAGAAGCTAATCAATTATCAAAATCTTCTTCTAGAATAAAGTTACAAGTAAATAGAGTAGAAGGTGGATTGTATAATCCAGAATCTAACGATGTAGAATATATTATTTCTACTAAACAATTGGATGAAGATTTTTATTTATTAGATAATGATGATTATGAAGTAGATCTATTTAAAGATTTTTATGTTGCTCCAGGTTTACTTTCGACATTAAAGACTAACAATAAAGCTTTAAACGTAATAGGAAGTATTTATGCTAAAGAAAATAAATTAAATAACTGTTTATTACTAAATACTAATAAAAGTGTTGTAGAGGCTTTAAATGGTAATGTTTTTTTAGTTAAAGGTCAAACTATAAAAACTCCACCAATTGAAGATGGTTGTTTAAAAGGTGTCTTAAGAAAACAATTAATTGAAATAATAAAGCTTATGGATAACTTTACCATAGTTGAGGAGTCTATTTCACCTTTTGAAATTCAAAAAGCAGACGAGATGTTTATTACAAACGTTATTACAGGTATACAGCCAGTAACTAAATACCGTAAAAAACTATTTACTAAAGACGTCTCTAAACAGTTGTTACAAAAGTTAAACGTAAAAGTTAGACTAGGTTAG